From the genome of Streptacidiphilus rugosus AM-16, one region includes:
- a CDS encoding MraY family glycosyltransferase, with protein MREFLLTLCVTAAVTYLLTGPARKFAIIAGAMPAVRDRDVHKEPTPRLGGIAMFGGLCAGLLTADHLEALHHVFQGTGDVPALLSGATIMWVLGVLDDKWGVDALVKLGGQMVAAGVMVYQGLTVLWLPIPGVGTVALPEMWGTFITVALVVISVNAVNFIDGLDGLAAGMVCIAALAFFVYAYRLWYGFSVPDAAPAALFSVILVGMVIGFLPHNFHPARIFMGDSGALLIGLVLSVCMISITGRVDPDVLASQIASQAGSAHAVNQTGAVHAMVPVYVVLLLPLTVIAIPLTDLILAVVRRTWAGKSPFAADKQHLHHRLLQLGHSHSRAVLIMYFWAALFAFGTVAFSVNRTEARAAYVAMALCMLGIMMLLFPRFRPHAPRVAQRLLPPRYRRTAKVSEVLTDDLVKEIAEQPISPGSEHAVADGTLLDKIGTGAHALGRHSGTSGRSGSGAARVSRSTPRK; from the coding sequence GTGCGTGAGTTCCTGCTGACGCTCTGCGTGACCGCAGCGGTGACCTATCTGCTGACCGGTCCGGCACGGAAGTTCGCCATCATCGCGGGCGCCATGCCGGCGGTCAGGGACCGCGACGTGCACAAGGAGCCGACGCCACGACTCGGCGGCATCGCCATGTTCGGCGGGCTCTGCGCCGGCCTGCTCACGGCTGACCACCTGGAGGCGCTCCACCACGTCTTCCAGGGCACCGGCGACGTTCCCGCCCTGCTCTCCGGCGCCACCATCATGTGGGTGCTCGGCGTGCTGGACGACAAGTGGGGCGTGGACGCCCTGGTGAAGCTGGGCGGCCAGATGGTCGCCGCGGGCGTCATGGTCTACCAGGGCCTCACCGTCCTGTGGCTGCCCATCCCCGGCGTCGGCACGGTCGCGCTGCCGGAGATGTGGGGCACCTTCATCACGGTCGCGCTGGTCGTCATAAGCGTGAACGCGGTGAACTTCATCGACGGCCTGGACGGTCTGGCCGCGGGCATGGTGTGCATCGCCGCCCTCGCCTTCTTCGTCTACGCCTACCGGCTCTGGTACGGGTTCTCCGTGCCCGACGCGGCACCGGCCGCGCTGTTCAGCGTGATCCTGGTCGGCATGGTGATCGGCTTCCTGCCGCACAACTTCCATCCCGCGCGGATCTTCATGGGCGACTCGGGCGCCCTGCTGATCGGCCTGGTGCTCTCGGTCTGCATGATCTCGATCACCGGCCGTGTCGACCCCGACGTGCTGGCCTCGCAGATCGCCAGCCAGGCGGGCAGCGCCCACGCGGTGAACCAGACCGGCGCGGTCCACGCGATGGTGCCCGTCTATGTCGTGCTGCTGCTGCCGCTGACCGTTATCGCCATTCCGCTGACGGACCTGATCCTCGCGGTGGTTCGCCGGACCTGGGCGGGAAAGTCCCCCTTTGCCGCGGACAAGCAGCATCTGCACCACCGGCTGCTGCAACTCGGCCATTCCCACAGCCGCGCAGTTCTGATCATGTATTTCTGGGCGGCGCTCTTCGCCTTCGGCACCGTCGCCTTCTCGGTCAACCGGACCGAGGCACGGGCCGCCTACGTGGCCATGGCGCTGTGCATGCTCGGCATCATGATGCTGCTCTTCCCCCGGTTCCGGCCGCACGCGCCACGGGTCGCGCAGCGCCTGCTGCCGCCCAGGTACCGGCGCACGGCAAAGGTAAGTGAGGTTCTTACCGATGACTTGGTAAAGGAGATCGCGGAGCAGCCGATTTCCCCCGGTTCCGAGCACGCCGTCGCAGATGGGACCCTGTTGGACAAGATCGGAACGGGCGCTCACGCCCTCGGTCGCCATTCGGGCACATCGGGACGATCCGGCAGTGGTGCAGCCCGTGTGTCAAGGAGCACACCAAGAAAGTAA
- a CDS encoding F0F1 ATP synthase subunit delta, whose amino-acid sequence MSSATRQSTAAARERLEALTDNASVDLDALSGDLLDVTRVLDREVSLRRILTDPAAPGQAKADLVGNLLQGKVGADAQDLVSGMVRSRWAAGRDLADATEQLAALSLIISADKANELDEVEDELFRFGRVVASNVELRSALTDQAAGSGAKAQLVQNLLGGKAKAATVALVTALVTQPRGRSLESGLEEYSRLAAGRRGRVVALVTTAVPMSDAQKDRLAVSLASLVGRQVHLNLDVDPSVLGGVRVEIGDEIIEGTIASRLDSAQRGLAG is encoded by the coding sequence GTGAGCAGCGCCACCCGACAGTCGACCGCGGCCGCCCGCGAGCGTCTTGAGGCGCTGACGGACAACGCGTCCGTCGACCTCGACGCGCTCAGCGGCGACCTGCTGGACGTCACCCGGGTGCTGGACCGCGAGGTCTCGCTGCGCCGGATCCTGACGGACCCGGCCGCCCCCGGGCAGGCCAAGGCCGACCTGGTCGGCAACCTGCTGCAGGGCAAGGTCGGCGCGGACGCGCAGGACCTGGTCTCCGGCATGGTCCGCTCCCGCTGGGCCGCCGGTCGCGACCTCGCGGACGCGACCGAGCAGCTGGCCGCGCTGTCGCTGATCATCAGCGCGGACAAGGCGAACGAGCTGGACGAGGTCGAGGACGAGCTGTTCCGCTTCGGCCGCGTGGTCGCGAGCAACGTCGAGCTCCGCTCGGCGCTGACCGACCAGGCCGCGGGCAGCGGCGCGAAGGCGCAGCTGGTCCAGAACCTGCTCGGCGGCAAGGCCAAGGCCGCGACCGTCGCGCTGGTCACCGCTCTGGTGACGCAGCCGCGTGGACGTAGCCTGGAGAGCGGGCTGGAGGAGTACTCCCGGCTCGCGGCCGGCCGTCGTGGCCGTGTGGTCGCCCTGGTGACCACCGCGGTGCCGATGTCCGACGCGCAGAAGGACCGACTCGCCGTCTCCCTGGCGTCCCTCGTGGGCCGTCAGGTGCACCTGAACCTCGACGTGGACCCCTCGGTCCTCGGCGGTGTCCGGGTCGAGATCGGTGACGAGATCATTGAGGGCACGATCGCGAGTCGTCTCGACTCCGCGCAGCGTGGCCTGGCGGGCTGA
- a CDS encoding L-threonylcarbamoyladenylate synthase, translating to MSRRYDCADATERAAGLRESASAIRRGELVVVPTDTVYGLAADAFSAEAVAGLLAAKGRGRNMPTPVLVGSPTTLHGLVTDFSESAWELVDAFWPGGLTLVTRHQPSLRWDLGDTRGTVAVRMPLHPVAIELLNTTGPLAVSSANLTGGPSPATCDEAEEQLGQSVSVYLDGGRADHAVPSSIVDVTGKIPVLLREGAVSLAQLREVVPDLEAGS from the coding sequence ATGAGTCGTCGCTACGACTGCGCCGATGCGACCGAGCGTGCCGCCGGTCTGCGCGAGTCCGCCTCCGCGATCCGCCGGGGCGAGCTGGTGGTCGTCCCCACCGACACCGTCTACGGCCTGGCCGCGGACGCGTTCTCCGCGGAGGCGGTGGCCGGCCTGCTCGCGGCCAAGGGCCGCGGCCGCAACATGCCGACCCCTGTGCTGGTCGGCTCGCCGACGACACTGCACGGCCTGGTGACCGACTTCTCCGAGTCCGCGTGGGAGCTGGTCGACGCGTTCTGGCCGGGCGGCCTGACCCTGGTGACCCGTCACCAGCCGTCGCTGCGTTGGGACCTGGGCGACACCCGCGGCACCGTCGCGGTCCGGATGCCGCTGCACCCGGTCGCCATCGAGCTGCTGAACACCACCGGCCCGCTGGCCGTCTCCAGCGCGAACCTGACCGGCGGCCCGTCCCCGGCCACCTGCGACGAGGCCGAGGAGCAGCTCGGCCAGAGCGTCTCGGTCTACCTCGACGGCGGCCGGGCGGACCACGCGGTGCCGTCGTCCATCGTCGACGTCACCGGCAAGATCCCGGTTCTGCTGCGCGAGGGCGCGGTCTCCCTGGCCCAGCTGAGGGAGGTCGTACCCGACCTGGAGGCCGGCAGTTGA
- a CDS encoding arsenate reductase/protein-tyrosine-phosphatase family protein → MRPVPRPYSYGAERRVGTFRILYVCTGGVCRSPIAERLTRHELSLRLGLRAGAEISVESAGTWGHEGAPMETNAAEILGEFGADSSGFVGRELLDDHVIDADLVLTATRDHRAQVISMGHDAGLRTFTLKEFTRLVRAIDPTTLPEDSDEPGALAERARVLVRAAAALRGWLLAASPEADEVDDPYGAPLGMFRNCGEEIFDALDPIVTALTGVDRVRV, encoded by the coding sequence ATACGCCCGGTCCCGCGCCCGTACTCCTACGGGGCGGAGCGGCGCGTCGGGACGTTCCGGATCCTCTACGTCTGCACGGGCGGCGTCTGCCGCTCGCCCATCGCCGAGCGGCTGACGCGCCATGAGCTGTCGCTGCGCCTCGGCCTGCGCGCGGGCGCGGAGATATCGGTCGAGAGCGCGGGCACGTGGGGGCACGAGGGCGCGCCGATGGAGACCAACGCGGCGGAGATCCTGGGGGAGTTCGGCGCGGACTCCTCCGGCTTCGTGGGCCGCGAGCTGCTCGACGACCACGTGATCGACGCGGACCTGGTGCTGACCGCGACGCGGGACCACCGGGCCCAGGTCATCTCCATGGGCCACGACGCGGGTCTGCGGACCTTCACCCTGAAGGAGTTCACCCGCCTCGTCCGCGCGATCGACCCGACGACGCTGCCGGAGGACTCCGACGAGCCCGGCGCTCTCGCCGAGCGGGCCCGTGTCCTCGTCCGCGCGGCGGCGGCGCTCCGCGGCTGGCTCCTCGCGGCCTCCCCCGAGGCGGACGAGGTGGACGACCCCTACGGCGCGCCGCTGGGCATGTTCCGCAACTGCGGCGAAGAGATCTTCGACGCCCTCGACCCCATCGTCACCGCCCTCACCGGCGTCGACCGCGTCCGCGTCTGA
- a CDS encoding F0F1 ATP synthase subunit gamma, translating to MGAQLRVYKRRIRSVTATKKITKAMEMISASRIMKAQRAVAASSPYANELTRAVTAVATRSNAKHPLTDEPVGATRAAVLVITADRGLAGGYSSNAIKQALDLTKRLEADGKAVETYIIGRKGVSYYGFRNLAVAGSWVGFSDKPTYQDAKEASAALIDAFVTETSAGGVDELHIVSTEFISMLTQNPVEARLLPLSLAETEANAEEQGPFPLYDFEPSAEGVLDALLPRYVESRIYNALLQSAASEHAARRRAMKSATDNAGELIKSLSRLANSARQAEITQEISEIVGGASALADANAGSD from the coding sequence ATGGGAGCACAGCTTCGGGTCTACAAGCGCCGGATCCGCTCTGTCACCGCGACGAAGAAGATCACTAAGGCGATGGAGATGATCTCCGCGTCGCGCATCATGAAGGCGCAGCGCGCGGTGGCCGCCTCCTCCCCGTACGCGAACGAGCTCACCCGTGCGGTGACCGCGGTCGCGACGCGATCGAACGCCAAGCACCCGCTGACCGACGAGCCCGTCGGCGCCACCCGCGCCGCCGTGCTCGTGATCACCGCGGACCGCGGCCTGGCCGGCGGTTACTCCAGCAACGCGATCAAGCAGGCGCTGGACCTGACCAAGCGGCTGGAGGCGGACGGCAAGGCCGTCGAGACCTACATCATCGGCCGCAAGGGCGTCAGCTACTACGGGTTCCGCAACCTCGCGGTCGCGGGCTCGTGGGTCGGGTTCTCCGACAAGCCGACGTACCAGGACGCCAAGGAGGCCTCCGCGGCGCTGATCGACGCCTTCGTGACGGAGACGTCGGCCGGCGGCGTGGACGAGCTGCACATCGTCTCCACGGAGTTCATCTCGATGCTCACCCAGAACCCGGTGGAGGCCCGCCTCCTGCCGCTGTCGCTGGCCGAGACCGAGGCGAACGCCGAGGAGCAGGGACCGTTCCCGCTCTACGACTTCGAGCCGTCGGCGGAGGGCGTCCTGGACGCCCTGCTGCCGCGGTACGTGGAGAGCAGGATCTACAACGCACTGCTGCAGTCGGCCGCCTCCGAGCACGCCGCCCGCCGTCGTGCGATGAAGAGCGCGACGGACAACGCCGGCGAGCTCATCAAGTCGCTCTCGCGGCTTGCCAACTCGGCCCGACAGGCCGAGATCACCCAGGAAATCAGCGAGATCGTCGGTGGCGCGAGCGCCCTGGCCGATGCGAACGCGGGGAGTGACTGA
- the atpE gene encoding ATP synthase F0 subunit C translates to MSAASTFLAAGGATVAGRMGAIAYGLAAIGPGVGIGLVFGHSIEAMARQPEAMPIIRQNMFLGFALCEVLALLGLVVPFIFSS, encoded by the coding sequence ATGTCTGCCGCTTCCACCTTCCTGGCCGCCGGTGGCGCCACTGTCGCCGGCCGCATGGGCGCCATCGCCTACGGTCTCGCCGCCATCGGCCCGGGTGTCGGTATCGGTCTGGTCTTCGGCCACTCGATCGAGGCCATGGCGCGTCAGCCCGAGGCCATGCCGATCATCCGCCAGAACATGTTCCTGGGCTTCGCCCTCTGTGAGGTTCTGGCCCTCCTCGGCCTGGTCGTCCCCTTCATCTTCTCTTCCTGA
- the atpA gene encoding F0F1 ATP synthase subunit alpha, whose protein sequence is MAELTIRPEEIRNALDNFVQSYQPDAASREEVGTVTYTADGIAKVEGLPSVMANELLKFEDGTLGLALNLDTREIGVVVLGEFGAIEEGQTVRRTGEVLSVPVGEGYLGRVVDPLGQPIDGLGDIESTGRRALELQAPGVMVRKSVHEPMQTGIKAIDAMTPIGRGQRQLIIGDRQTGKTAVAIDTIINQRDNWRSGDPKKQVRCIYVAIGQKGSTIASVRGALEEAGALEYTTIVAAPASDPAGFKYLAPYTGSAIGQEWMYDGKHVLIIFDDLSKQAEAYRAVSLLLRRPPGREAYPGDVFYLHSRLLERCAKLSDELGAGSMTGLPIIETKANDVSAYIPTNVISITDGQCFLESDLFNAGVRPAVNVGISVSRVGGSAQIKAMKSVAGRLRLDLAQYRELEAFAAFSSDLDSASKAQLERGARLVELLKQGQYQPFPVEEQVVSIWAGTTGQLDEVPVADIRKFEREFLDYLRREHKGVLTTIVETSKLEDGTIESLTDAITAFKREFTTHTGALLGEDA, encoded by the coding sequence ATGGCGGAGCTCACGATCCGGCCGGAGGAGATCCGGAACGCTCTGGACAACTTCGTCCAGTCGTACCAGCCGGACGCCGCCTCGCGTGAAGAGGTCGGCACCGTCACCTACACGGCTGACGGCATCGCCAAGGTCGAGGGTCTTCCCTCGGTCATGGCCAACGAGCTGCTGAAGTTCGAAGACGGAACTCTCGGCCTCGCGCTGAACCTCGACACCCGCGAGATCGGTGTCGTCGTCCTCGGTGAGTTCGGTGCGATCGAGGAGGGCCAGACGGTCCGCCGCACCGGCGAGGTCCTGTCCGTGCCCGTCGGCGAGGGTTACCTCGGCCGCGTGGTGGACCCCCTCGGCCAGCCGATCGACGGCCTGGGCGACATCGAGTCCACCGGTCGCCGCGCCCTCGAGCTGCAGGCCCCGGGCGTCATGGTCCGCAAGTCGGTGCACGAGCCGATGCAGACCGGCATCAAGGCCATCGACGCGATGACCCCGATCGGCCGTGGCCAGCGTCAGCTGATCATCGGCGACCGCCAGACCGGCAAGACCGCGGTGGCGATCGACACGATCATCAACCAGCGCGACAACTGGCGCTCGGGCGACCCGAAGAAGCAGGTCCGCTGCATCTACGTCGCCATCGGCCAGAAGGGCTCCACCATCGCCTCCGTCCGCGGAGCGCTGGAGGAGGCCGGTGCGCTGGAGTACACGACCATCGTCGCCGCCCCGGCGTCGGACCCGGCGGGTTTCAAGTACCTGGCCCCCTACACCGGCTCCGCCATCGGCCAGGAGTGGATGTACGACGGCAAGCACGTCCTGATCATCTTCGACGACCTGTCGAAGCAGGCCGAGGCCTACCGCGCCGTTTCCCTGCTGCTGCGCCGTCCGCCGGGCCGCGAGGCCTACCCGGGTGACGTCTTCTACCTGCACTCCCGCCTGCTGGAGCGTTGCGCGAAGCTCTCCGACGAGCTGGGCGCGGGTTCGATGACCGGTCTGCCGATCATCGAGACCAAGGCCAACGACGTCTCGGCGTACATCCCGACCAACGTCATCTCCATCACCGACGGCCAGTGCTTCCTGGAGTCCGACCTGTTCAACGCCGGCGTCCGCCCGGCCGTGAACGTCGGTATCTCGGTCTCCCGCGTCGGTGGCTCCGCCCAGATCAAGGCGATGAAGTCGGTCGCCGGTCGTCTGCGTCTGGACCTGGCCCAGTACCGCGAGCTGGAGGCGTTCGCCGCCTTCTCCTCCGACCTGGACTCGGCCTCCAAGGCCCAGCTGGAGCGCGGCGCCCGCCTGGTCGAGCTGCTGAAGCAGGGCCAGTACCAGCCCTTCCCGGTCGAGGAGCAGGTCGTCTCGATCTGGGCCGGCACCACCGGTCAGCTGGACGAGGTCCCGGTCGCGGACATCCGCAAGTTCGAGCGTGAGTTCCTGGACTACCTGCGCCGCGAGCACAAGGGCGTCCTGACCACCATCGTCGAGACGAGCAAGCTCGAGGACGGCACGATCGAGTCGCTCACCGACGCGATCACCGCCTTCAAGCGCGAGTTCACCACGCACACCGGTGCGCTGCTCGGCGAAGACGCCTGA
- the atpB gene encoding F0F1 ATP synthase subunit A, with translation MSSPSTTLIASGCHITPSGCGFPAPGLNSFIFKPIFSIGSFHFTKPMLLALLCMVLVIGFFWAAFAKPKLVPGKLQLVGEIGYTFIARGIAREVIGKKGDKYVPFLASIFFFVWLMNIMSIIPLAQFPVASRFAYPVALALLVWITYMYLTFKTHGFAGGWKHLTYMEGLPKPLVPLIIFLEFLQNVITRPFTLAVRLWANMFAGHMLIVMFSAATWYLLTPSIMSLFSGASFVLAVGMTAFEVLIQFLQAYIFTLLASLYISGALEEGH, from the coding sequence GTGAGTAGCCCCTCCACGACGCTCATTGCGAGCGGGTGTCACATCACCCCCTCCGGTTGCGGTTTCCCGGCCCCGGGGCTCAACTCCTTCATCTTCAAGCCGATCTTCAGCATCGGCAGCTTCCACTTCACGAAGCCGATGCTGCTGGCCCTGCTCTGCATGGTCCTGGTCATCGGCTTCTTCTGGGCCGCCTTCGCCAAGCCGAAGCTGGTCCCCGGCAAGCTGCAGCTGGTCGGCGAGATCGGCTACACCTTCATCGCCCGCGGCATCGCCCGAGAGGTGATCGGCAAGAAGGGCGACAAGTACGTCCCCTTCCTCGCCTCGATCTTCTTCTTCGTCTGGCTGATGAACATCATGTCCATCATCCCGCTGGCCCAGTTCCCGGTGGCGTCGCGCTTCGCGTACCCGGTGGCTCTCGCCCTGCTGGTGTGGATCACGTACATGTACCTCACCTTCAAGACGCACGGCTTCGCCGGCGGCTGGAAGCACCTGACGTACATGGAGGGCCTTCCCAAGCCTCTGGTGCCGCTGATCATCTTCCTGGAGTTCCTCCAGAACGTGATCACGCGTCCGTTCACCCTCGCGGTGCGACTGTGGGCCAACATGTTCGCCGGCCACATGCTGATCGTCATGTTCAGCGCCGCGACCTGGTACCTGCTGACGCCCTCGATCATGTCGCTCTTCTCGGGCGCGTCCTTCGTGCTCGCGGTCGGCATGACCGCCTTCGAGGTTCTGATCCAGTTCCTGCAGGCCTACATCTTCACGCTGCTCGCCTCGCTCTACATCAGCGGAGCGCTCGAAGAGGGTCACTGA
- a CDS encoding serine hydroxymethyltransferase, with the protein MATLVTSENSARVAMIDEPDPALDELLEREAIRRRSQIHLLAGENFTSPQVRALLASDFADKYAEGYPARRHHTGCGPADAVEALAVARAQSLFGAEHANVQPYSGSIAVLAAAAALLRPGDSVLAMSLAHGGHLTHGSSANFSGRWFSVSGYGVRPGDGLIDLEQVRDQARALRPKVIVAGTISYPRAIDWEAFRAVADEVGAYFVADASQTLGLAAAGTVTSPVPYADVVCGATHKVLGGPRGGLLLCTAELAERIDRAVFPFIQGGPMVNQLAAKAYALGRAATPGFADYTRRCVANARALAAALDGYGLRPLTGGTDTHLVTVDARSLGLTGREIEQRCERAGLLLGHCAVPFEEAPPAAASGVRLGTLCVTTQGMAEPEMAEIAGLIHSAAAEPDNPAVTERIRSLAERFPTLSTKPQCGDSASP; encoded by the coding sequence ATGGCGACGCTGGTGACGAGCGAGAATTCCGCGCGGGTGGCCATGATCGACGAGCCCGATCCCGCCCTCGACGAACTGCTGGAGCGGGAGGCGATCCGCCGGCGCAGCCAGATCCATCTGCTCGCGGGGGAGAACTTCACCTCTCCGCAGGTGCGCGCCCTGCTGGCCAGTGACTTCGCGGACAAGTACGCCGAGGGCTACCCCGCCCGGCGGCACCACACCGGCTGCGGCCCCGCGGACGCGGTCGAGGCCCTGGCCGTCGCGCGGGCGCAGTCGCTCTTCGGCGCCGAGCACGCCAACGTGCAGCCGTACTCCGGCTCCATCGCCGTGCTCGCCGCCGCCGCGGCGCTCCTGCGGCCGGGGGACTCGGTGCTGGCCATGTCGCTGGCCCACGGCGGGCACCTCACCCACGGCTCGTCGGCGAACTTCTCCGGGCGGTGGTTCTCCGTCTCCGGCTACGGCGTGCGGCCCGGTGACGGGCTGATCGACCTGGAGCAGGTGCGCGACCAGGCGCGGGCGCTGCGGCCGAAGGTGATCGTCGCCGGGACCATCTCCTACCCCCGGGCCATCGACTGGGAGGCGTTCCGGGCCGTCGCCGACGAGGTCGGCGCCTACTTCGTGGCGGACGCCTCGCAGACGCTCGGCTTGGCCGCGGCGGGAACGGTGACGTCCCCCGTGCCGTACGCCGATGTCGTCTGCGGCGCCACCCACAAGGTGCTGGGCGGGCCGCGCGGCGGGCTGCTGCTGTGCACGGCGGAGCTGGCCGAGCGGATCGATCGGGCGGTGTTCCCCTTCATCCAGGGCGGGCCCATGGTCAACCAGCTCGCCGCCAAGGCGTACGCGCTGGGCCGGGCCGCGACGCCGGGCTTCGCCGACTACACCCGGCGCTGCGTCGCCAACGCGCGGGCGCTCGCCGCCGCGCTGGACGGGTACGGGCTGCGGCCGCTGACCGGCGGCACCGACACCCACCTCGTCACCGTGGACGCCCGTTCCCTGGGACTGACCGGGCGGGAGATCGAGCAGCGCTGCGAGCGGGCCGGGCTGTTGCTCGGGCACTGCGCCGTCCCCTTCGAGGAGGCTCCGCCGGCCGCCGCCTCCGGAGTGCGGCTCGGGACGCTCTGCGTGACCACCCAGGGGATGGCCGAGCCGGAGATGGCCGAGATCGCCGGGCTGATCCATTCCGCCGCCGCAGAACCGGATAATCCGGCCGTCACGGAACGCATCCGTTCGCTCGCGGAGAGATTTCCCACCCTGTCGACAAAACCTCAATGCGGTGACTCTGCGTCTCCCTGA
- a CDS encoding F0F1 ATP synthase subunit B has protein sequence MLSTFLAEEGPQNPLIPALPELIIGLIAFFIVFGVLGKKLLPNIQKTLDERRDAIEGGLERAAAAQAEATRTLEEYKAQLAEARHEAARITEHAREQGSMIVAEAREEAQRQAAITVAHAQAEIERTRGQVTTALRHDIGRISLDLAGKVVGESLEDSARQSRTIDRFLDELEAKAAESAGAK, from the coding sequence ATGCTGAGCACATTCCTGGCTGAGGAGGGGCCTCAGAACCCCCTGATCCCCGCCCTGCCGGAACTGATCATCGGCCTGATCGCCTTCTTCATCGTCTTCGGCGTCCTCGGCAAGAAGCTCCTGCCCAACATCCAGAAGACTCTGGACGAGCGGCGCGATGCGATCGAGGGTGGCCTGGAGCGGGCGGCCGCGGCGCAGGCCGAGGCCACCCGGACGCTGGAGGAGTACAAGGCCCAGCTGGCGGAGGCTCGCCACGAGGCCGCTCGGATCACCGAGCACGCCCGTGAGCAGGGTTCCATGATCGTCGCCGAGGCCCGCGAGGAGGCGCAGCGTCAGGCTGCGATCACCGTCGCGCACGCCCAGGCGGAGATCGAGCGCACCCGTGGTCAGGTGACCACCGCGCTCCGCCACGACATCGGTCGTATCTCGCTCGACCTGGCCGGCAAGGTCGTCGGCGAGTCCCTCGAGGACTCCGCCCGCCAGAGCCGCACCATCGACCGCTTCCTTGACGAGCTTGAGGCCAAGGCTGCGGAGTCGGCGGGTGCCAAGTGA
- the atpD gene encoding F0F1 ATP synthase subunit beta, which translates to MTATVETATATGRVARVIGPVVDVEFPVDAMPDMFNALHVEVDSPDGTGKKTLTLEVSQHLGDGVVRAISMQPTDGLTRGAGVTDTGSAISVPVGDITKGKVFNALGEVLNTDKAEFEAQVTTRWPIHRKAPNFDQLESKTEMFETGIKVIDLLTPYVQGGKIGLFGGAGVGKTVLIQEMIYRVAENFGGVSVFAGVGERTREGNDLIHEMVDSGVLDKTALVFGQMDEPPGTRLRVALSALTMAEYFRDVQQQDVLLFIDNIFRFTQAGSEVSTLLGRMPSAVGYQPNLADEMGQLQERITSTRGHSITSMQAIYVPADDLTDPAPATTFAHLDATTVLSRPISEKGIYPAVDPLDSSSRILDPRYISANHYETAVRVKGILQKYKDLQDIIAILGMDELSEEDKVTVNRARRIERFLSQNTYVAKQFTGVEGSTVPLSETIDAFNAIADGKYDGVPEQAFFMCGGIDDLERNAAELAKK; encoded by the coding sequence ATGACTGCCACTGTAGAGACGGCCACGGCGACGGGCCGCGTCGCGCGGGTCATCGGCCCGGTCGTCGACGTGGAGTTCCCCGTCGACGCCATGCCGGACATGTTCAACGCGCTGCACGTCGAGGTGGACTCGCCCGACGGCACCGGCAAGAAGACGCTGACCCTCGAGGTCTCCCAGCACCTGGGTGACGGCGTGGTCCGCGCGATCTCCATGCAGCCCACCGACGGCCTGACCCGTGGCGCGGGTGTCACCGACACCGGCTCCGCGATCTCCGTCCCGGTCGGCGACATCACCAAGGGCAAGGTCTTCAACGCCCTCGGCGAGGTCCTGAACACGGACAAGGCCGAGTTCGAGGCCCAGGTCACCACGCGCTGGCCGATCCACCGCAAGGCCCCGAACTTCGACCAGCTCGAGTCCAAGACCGAGATGTTCGAGACGGGCATCAAGGTCATCGACCTGCTCACCCCGTACGTCCAGGGTGGAAAGATCGGTCTGTTCGGTGGCGCCGGTGTCGGCAAGACCGTTCTGATCCAGGAGATGATCTACCGCGTCGCCGAGAACTTCGGTGGTGTCTCCGTGTTCGCCGGCGTCGGCGAGCGCACCCGTGAGGGCAACGACCTGATCCACGAGATGGTCGACTCGGGCGTTCTGGACAAGACCGCGCTGGTCTTCGGCCAGATGGACGAGCCGCCGGGCACCCGTCTCCGCGTCGCCCTGTCCGCGCTGACCATGGCGGAGTACTTCCGCGATGTGCAGCAGCAGGACGTGCTCCTCTTCATCGACAACATCTTCCGGTTCACCCAGGCCGGTTCCGAGGTGTCGACCCTGCTCGGCCGTATGCCCTCCGCGGTGGGTTACCAGCCGAACCTGGCCGACGAGATGGGCCAGCTCCAGGAGCGCATCACCTCGACCCGCGGTCACTCGATCACCTCGATGCAGGCGATCTACGTCCCCGCGGACGACCTGACCGACCCGGCCCCGGCCACCACCTTCGCCCACCTCGACGCGACGACGGTTCTCTCCCGTCCGATCTCGGAGAAGGGCATCTACCCGGCCGTGGACCCGCTGGACTCCTCGTCCCGCATCCTCGACCCGCGGTACATCTCGGCCAACCACTACGAGACCGCTGTGCGCGTCAAGGGGATCCTCCAGAAGTACAAGGACCTCCAGGACATCATCGCGATCCTCGGTATGGACGAGCTGTCCGAGGAGGACAAGGTCACCGTCAACCGGGCGCGCCGCATCGAGCGCTTCCTGTCGCAGAACACCTACGTCGCCAAGCAGTTCACCGGCGTCGAGGGCTCGACCGTGCCGCTGTCCGAGACGATCGACGCGTTCAACGCGATCGCCGACGGCAAGTACGACGGGGTCCCGGAGCAGGCGTTCTTCATGTGCGGTGGCATCGACGACCTGGAGCGCAACGCCGCTGAGCTGGCGAAGAAGTAA